A single window of Malus sylvestris chromosome 5, drMalSylv7.2, whole genome shotgun sequence DNA harbors:
- the LOC126623396 gene encoding uncharacterized protein LOC126623396: MSDRVARSYHDSEGTSELASHPYESVWMAHWMCTSCKSETKACGNVSIRYEEAQQHNRGVKKHSLFRGFGEVTEPKRLRKIDGGFSLAESSKKTRKAISEGQSFPMFSVPPKASVAKPNQKNSTFHGGVLTECSPPALPAWTPTDAWALEATSPPPERQVKYHNFLDNNSLAISKSFQDESTRSDSKIVPHQLKGGPTFSSFLCSEEEINLSNSLFASPQHVTNSYNHTLAHEKNFDNNFVSRRSGGSLPRQNDMVLLQHNPSTSSKQQPNFFSRNFQEMQNQSGIGLLSSHTSPQEVTELEKVFHRSLPSLQRSVHNTETMRICATVNAEEESSRGPPMFSKTTHHFQITKKTGVNLPEQGQMFRQSTASTKLKGKAFGDLFGFSMDYGLPAQPRLKLLPYRSPTDSNGEEDVRDVEAYALESSSETDILDMDAFQDNLLPGVASSASDKHVESSKKSSKSRSAFTSGGEDNGARLPYSKLPDINQELPDSAEERETSTSRTQSLDAEHLLSHAEQPTNSNSNSCREGSQGLEIRSSWIKRLKLTATQPAYGTKSSNSRFLGKEQMVPDQAAMLLRDCESSPIDSARKGQNITLSHSWIQRWSKVPSQKKSEKVGFQSQCSKPTVDEFQKKQFPSVAAMALMGKAMNGFHPCEFTNKGSFVVWSTKDIK, translated from the exons ATGTCTGATCGGGTTGCGCGATCGTATCATGATAGTGAAGGAACAAGTGAGCTAGCTTCACATCCTTACGAATCTGTTTGGATGGCTCATTGGATGTGCACAAGTTGTAAGTCAGAAACCAAAGCTTGTGGCAATGTATCAATTCGTTATGAGGAGGCGCAACAACACAATCGTGGTGTTAAGAAGCATTCCTTGTTTAGAGGGTTCGGAGAAGTAACTGAACCGAAGAGATTAAGAAAGATCGATGGGGGTTTCAGTCTGGCAGAGAGTTCAAAGAAAACAAGGAAAGCGATATCAGAAGGCCAGTCCTTTCCAATGTTCAGTGTTCCTCCAAAGGCTAGTGTTGCTAAACCAAATCAGAAAAATTCTACTTTCCATGGGGGAGTACTTACTGAGTGTAGCCCACCAGCATTGCCTGCCTGGACTCCTACTGATGCATGGGCTTTGGAAGCCACATCACCACCTCCAGAGCGACAGGTGAAAtatcataattttcttgataacAATAGCCTAGCTATTTCCAAGTCTTTTCAGGATGAATCAACGAGATCAGATTCCAAAATTGTGCCGCATCAACTTAAGGGTGGGCCTACTTTCTCATCTTTCCTGTGTAGTGAAGAGGAAATTAATCTATCCAACTCGCTTTTTGCATCTCCACAGCATGTCACAAACAGTTACAATCACACGTTGGCTCATGAGAAAAACTTCGATAACAATTTTGTCTCTAGAAGATCAGGAGGTTCATTGCCAAGGCAGAATGATATGGTTTTATTACAGCACAACCCCTCCACAAGCAGTAAGCAGCAACCAAATTTTTTCAGTAGGAATTTCCAGGAAATGCAAAATCAGTCTGGTATTGGATTGCTTTCAAGCCACACCAGTCCCCAAGAGGTGACCGAATTGGAAAAGGTATTTCACCGATCTCTGCCAAGCCTGCAGCGTTCTGTGCATAACACAGAGACTATGAGAATATGTGCTACTGTCAATGCTGAGGAAGAATCATCTAGAGGTCCTCCCATGTTTTCAAAGACAACTCACCATTTTCAGATCACAAAAAAGACTGGTGTTAACTTGCCTGAACAAGGTCAAATGTTCAGACAGTCAACTGCATCaacaaaattgaaaggaaaagcTTTCGGTGATCTTTTTGGTTTTTCCATGGACTATGGTCTCCCTGCTCAGCCTAGATTGAAGCTACTACCTTACAGGAGCCCTACAGACAGTAACGGAGAGGAAGATGTAAGAGATGTCGAGGCTTATGCACTCGAATCATCATCTGAAACAGATATTTTGGACATGGATGCTTTCCAGGATAACCTTCTTCCTG GTGTAGCATCATCCGCATCAGATAAG CATGTTGAGAGTAGCAAGAAGTCATCAAAATCTCGATCAGCCTTCACTTCAGGTGGAGAAGATAATGGTGCTAGACTTCCATACTCAAAATTACCTGATATAAATCAAGAGCTTCCTGATTCAGCAGAAGAAAGGGAGACGAGCACTTCAAGAACCCAAAGTTTGGATGCGGAACATCTCCTTTCTCATGCTGAGCAGCCGACAAATTCAAACTCCAATTCGTGTCGAGAAGGGTCTCAGGGACTAGAAATAAGAAGCAGTTGGATTAAACGGCTCAAGTTGACTGCAACTCAGCCTGCTTATGGTACAAAAAGCTCAAACAGCAGATTTCTTGGCAAAGAACAGATGGTGCCAGATCAAGCTGCAATGCTATTAAGGGATTGTGAGTCGTCTCCCATTGACTCGGCCAGGAAAGGTCAAAATATAACGCTTTCTCATTCTTGGATTCAGAGGTGGTCTAAAGTACCATCCCAAAAAAAGTCTGAAAAAGTTGGTTTTCAATCACAATGTTCGAAGCCAACCGTAGATGAGTTTCAGAAGAAGCAATTTCCAAGCGTTGCTGCTATGGCACTCATGGGAAAGGCCATGAATGGTTTCCATCCATGTGAGTTTACGAACAAAGGGTCTTTTGTAGTTTGGAGTACCAAGGATATTAAATAG